In the genome of Fulvivirga maritima, one region contains:
- a CDS encoding tetratricopeptide repeat protein: protein MVLLLFIFCISETQGNDLIPTEKPTLDNTLSNDSLKKLGIALLLEKKYTLADSAFLSCINASKREHDPINQGKCISNLASSLLNQQRYGEALPLYLQAIDIYQKHNQDTLYAQTLINIALAYKKIDLYDSAMVNLHKGIKILERLKSKPDLMNGYNILATTLRNSGSNSPLAYFQKSLTIAHELDDKQHVAKVYNNIGNYYHDEEASDSAIFYYKKSLALKPKGSRQATTLLNLGLSYMALQKYDSARHYLNLSYSLRNTNGSSVSIFKYYIELIRLNTLSGDNDSTDFYISQADSILSSVSVPLNLVYDFNDVKYKAFSAQGQSQKALELAELLIALKDSLISEQKQQLISRYEVAFSVNEWKKAFELEALQRKQDKTTYRWIATFILITLFCMLLYAWFRSREAKKAKIQFKELNHRTNNLLSIFSSLIILQEMKLTTTAELNAFKKIKSQVDILNSVYRLLANPTQSNSKWIAFDNYILHICESLCLAVGLKVDDYTIINNMQQVNIHEKQCNPLALIVNEVITNAIKYGKNDQGHLTLEFMLSEINNEITLEIKDQGNGFSNDTERKGEGSEIIKLLGKQLRADYSYGENGSSDFKIKFIKKGLSQE, encoded by the coding sequence ATGGTCTTGCTCCTCTTTATTTTTTGTATTAGTGAGACGCAGGGAAATGATTTAATTCCAACAGAAAAACCTACCCTTGATAACACTTTATCTAACGACAGCTTAAAAAAACTAGGAATTGCTTTATTACTTGAAAAGAAATATACTCTTGCTGATTCCGCTTTTCTTTCCTGTATAAATGCCTCTAAGAGAGAACACGACCCCATAAATCAGGGGAAATGCATTAGTAATCTGGCTAGTTCTCTTCTTAATCAGCAGCGATATGGTGAAGCACTGCCCCTTTATTTACAGGCTATTGATATTTACCAAAAACATAACCAGGATACACTATATGCTCAGACGTTAATTAATATAGCATTGGCCTATAAAAAAATTGATTTGTATGACTCCGCCATGGTAAACCTTCACAAAGGCATTAAAATATTAGAGCGGCTCAAATCAAAACCTGATCTTATGAATGGCTATAACATTTTAGCCACTACACTTAGAAATTCAGGCAGCAATTCGCCTTTGGCCTATTTTCAAAAATCACTGACCATAGCTCATGAACTCGATGACAAGCAACATGTAGCCAAAGTATATAACAACATTGGCAATTATTATCACGACGAGGAAGCATCTGATAGTGCCATTTTCTATTACAAAAAGAGTCTGGCATTAAAACCTAAAGGCTCCAGACAGGCTACCACATTGCTCAATCTTGGGTTAAGTTATATGGCCTTACAAAAGTATGACTCCGCAAGACACTATCTAAACTTATCTTATAGTTTACGAAACACAAATGGTTCAAGCGTATCAATTTTCAAATATTACATTGAACTAATCAGGCTCAATACATTATCGGGAGATAACGATAGCACTGATTTCTATATCTCTCAAGCAGACTCCATACTAAGTAGCGTATCTGTACCTCTTAACTTAGTTTATGATTTTAATGATGTAAAATACAAGGCTTTTTCTGCTCAGGGTCAATCACAGAAAGCATTAGAACTGGCAGAATTACTTATAGCACTAAAAGATTCACTGATTTCCGAACAAAAGCAGCAGCTTATAAGCAGATATGAAGTTGCTTTTAGTGTAAACGAATGGAAAAAGGCTTTTGAATTAGAAGCACTGCAACGGAAACAAGATAAAACCACTTACCGATGGATTGCCACCTTCATACTCATTACTTTATTCTGCATGCTACTCTATGCCTGGTTTCGTTCCAGAGAAGCTAAAAAAGCCAAAATTCAGTTTAAAGAGCTTAACCATAGAACCAATAATTTACTTTCCATTTTCAGTAGCCTCATCATTTTACAAGAAATGAAATTAACCACTACTGCTGAGCTAAATGCTTTCAAAAAGATCAAAAGTCAGGTAGATATACTTAATTCTGTATATAGATTACTCGCAAATCCTACTCAATCTAACAGTAAATGGATCGCTTTTGATAATTATATATTACATATCTGCGAAAGCTTATGCCTGGCTGTAGGACTAAAAGTGGACGACTATACCATAATCAATAATATGCAGCAAGTTAACATTCATGAAAAACAATGTAATCCGTTAGCACTCATAGTAAATGAGGTAATTACTAATGCTATTAAATATGGAAAGAATGACCAAGGACACCTGACACTAGAATTTATGCTATCTGAAATCAATAATGAAATAACATTGGAGATAAAAGACCAAGGCAATGGTTTTAGCAATGACACTGAACGCAAAGGAGAAGGTAGTGAGATCATAAAACTGCTTGGAAAGCAACTTCGTGCTGATTACAGTTATGGCGAAAATGGCTCCTCTGACTTTAAAATAAAATTCATAAAAAAAGGGCTATCTCAAGAGTAG
- a CDS encoding LytR/AlgR family response regulator transcription factor, with product MMKIMIVEDNPLIAFNLSKSIKQFGDYDILTYDSGEEAIRNFDNDSPNVVFMDIKLAGDLDGISTANILQQKTRVPIVFLTDYADPEVMRRVSYLEVVNFLMKPFDDALIIKSLDKALSIVENSTVSTKKVMENTNDLFIHEKEGRFKKLSLNDIIYLEADGSYCTIHCLEETISSIPKNMKTIYENVIKAASSPEKFVKVHKSYVINTDCVNYIQGNQLVLKNGHKVDIGKTYRPLIKEIFNIVS from the coding sequence ATGATGAAAATAATGATAGTTGAAGATAATCCATTGATAGCTTTTAACTTATCTAAAAGCATAAAGCAGTTTGGCGATTACGATATACTCACTTATGATTCCGGAGAAGAGGCTATTAGGAATTTTGATAATGACTCTCCAAATGTGGTTTTTATGGACATCAAATTAGCCGGTGACTTAGACGGAATCAGCACGGCCAATATTCTACAGCAAAAAACCAGAGTGCCTATTGTATTTCTTACTGATTATGCTGATCCTGAAGTGATGAGGCGGGTTTCTTATCTGGAAGTAGTCAACTTTTTGATGAAACCCTTTGATGATGCTCTTATTATAAAAAGCCTTGATAAAGCGCTTTCCATAGTAGAAAATAGCACTGTTTCTACTAAAAAAGTGATGGAAAACACTAATGATCTTTTTATTCATGAGAAGGAGGGGAGGTTCAAAAAATTATCACTTAATGATATTATTTATCTGGAAGCTGATGGTTCTTATTGTACCATACATTGTCTGGAAGAGACAATTTCATCGATACCCAAAAACATGAAGACCATTTATGAGAATGTCATAAAGGCTGCTTCCTCACCCGAGAAATTTGTCAAGGTACATAAATCTTATGTCATTAATACTGACTGCGTAAACTACATTCAGGGAAATCAATTAGTGCTAAAAAATGGCCATAAGGTAGATATAGGAAAGACTTATCGACCTCTGATAAAAGAGATATTTAACATAGTATCTTAA
- the cas7d gene encoding type I-D CRISPR-associated protein Cas7/Csc2 → MKTIYDLIPEKFFTTSLKDNALGSIKIAVLREVIGNAIIRSNYPDETITFKLSEMRDVVEVPARKLKSREKLLGLKLCREFGVVDKELRYNVIKKSQQLANPNSVLFGDSVTESGDSVALTSRVIYDWAYSLRDINQITATLQHNALSEGGTMWNEEEGKLRQSLFQVQYVKPGTYLPHFITLENITPELFVHLLLCVMNETRYFAQSTTTSTANVKNHILGIGFADFEQPVNSYSISKNWNNDDVNYETTSASIDAAMTKAYGEQGYVKGEKLVSLVNELWQDKEGMNALYAKAHADCEQYLKDIHIVKAKGGK, encoded by the coding sequence ATGAAGACCATATATGATTTAATACCTGAAAAATTTTTTACTACCAGCCTTAAGGATAATGCACTGGGCTCTATCAAGATCGCTGTATTAAGAGAGGTGATTGGTAATGCCATCATCCGTAGCAACTATCCTGATGAGACTATCACCTTTAAACTTTCTGAAATGCGGGATGTAGTGGAAGTGCCAGCGCGAAAGCTGAAAAGCAGAGAAAAACTGTTGGGCTTAAAGTTATGTCGTGAATTTGGGGTAGTAGACAAAGAGCTAAGGTATAATGTAATTAAGAAAAGTCAACAATTGGCTAACCCAAATTCTGTGCTTTTTGGAGATAGCGTTACAGAAAGTGGAGACTCCGTAGCATTAACCAGCCGGGTGATATATGATTGGGCCTATTCACTGAGAGATATTAATCAGATTACCGCTACGCTGCAGCATAATGCCCTAAGTGAAGGCGGCACTATGTGGAATGAGGAGGAAGGCAAGTTAAGGCAATCTCTCTTTCAGGTACAATATGTGAAGCCAGGCACCTACCTGCCTCATTTTATTACCCTGGAAAATATAACGCCAGAGCTTTTTGTGCACCTTTTGTTATGCGTGATGAACGAGACCCGCTACTTTGCTCAAAGCACTACTACCAGTACCGCTAATGTTAAAAATCATATCCTAGGTATTGGCTTTGCGGATTTTGAACAACCCGTTAACAGCTATAGCATCTCTAAAAATTGGAATAATGATGATGTTAACTATGAAACCACTTCAGCCAGCATAGATGCGGCCATGACTAAAGCTTATGGGGAGCAAGGTTATGTGAAAGGAGAGAAGCTCGTCTCTTTGGTTAATGAGCTGTGGCAAGATAAAGAAGGTATGAATG